GCGCGGCCCGGAAAGCGTCGGAGCGGGTCCACGCCTCGAAATCCGCGCGCGACGCCCAGACGGTGTGCGATGCGAACAGCGTGTGCTCGGGCGTCGTGTCGCCCCGCAGCAGGTGGAAGGACTGGAAGCCCGGCACCTGCGCCAGATGGCTGTCGCGCTGGCGCCAGATCTCGACGAACTCCTCCTCACGGCCGGGGGCGATGCGGAAACGGTTCATGGCAACGAACATGGTGGGAAGCTCCTCGAAGTGAAAGATCAGAAATGAAACCGCAGAAGTGAAACCGCGGCCGCGCTCACCGGACGGCGAAGCGCGGCGCGCGCCGGCCTAAGGAGCATCGGCGCGCCCGTGGCGCTCAGGGCTTGCGCGCCATCTCGCCCGTCGCGACCCGGCGGCGTAGCTCGGCCAGCACGGTTTTCATCCGCCGCTCGTTCTCCACGCCCATGCGCACGAGGATCTTCTGGCCGCTGGACAAGGCCTGCAGCTTCGGGTCGGCGAACTCGTAGCGCACCCAGGGGCGCGTAGAGGGCACCTCACCGGCCACCTTGGTGAGTTGCACCTGCACCGGGCCGGTGGGCTCGGGCGCCTGCAGCAGGTTGTCCAGCGTGGCCACCAGCCGGTCGTTGAAGTAGCGGCGCGGAAAGCCCAGCTCTTCGTACGCCTGCTGGAACAGCGGGTACAGCCGGGCGTACAGCGCAACGGCCTGGTCCTGCGGAATGGCTTCGGCCAGCATGACGAAGGCACGGTAGCGGCCCGCATTGGTGGCGGCGATCGTCTCCGTCTCGCTGCCCTCGCCATCCACCAGGAACCGCTGCGGCATGGGCTGCACGGGCCACAGGCGGGACGGCGCGCTCTGGCGCGACAGGTTGTCCACCGTGGCGACCGCGCGCTGCACGAAGCCGTCCATGCGCAGCAGCGACGCGACCGAGTCCGCCCCCACCCATCCCGTGACCGCCTCGGTCAGGGGGCGGTCCGATTCGGCCAGGGTGGGGAGTTTGGTATCGGGCGGCTGCACCGTGTCCATGGGGTTCTGCGGGCCGGATGCCGCGGATGCGGGCGGCGCGGCAGCCTGGGACGCGGACTGGCTGGCCACGGGCGGTAACGCCACCGGCTCGGACGCCGTGCGCCCCCAGAACCACCAGGCCGCGCCGGCGCCCAGCGCGCCAGCGACCAGCACCCATGGAATCCAGGCGCGGGAAGCCTGCTGCGCGGGCCGCAATTCCACCGTGTCACGTTCAGGCATGAATGCCTCCTTTTCTTGGGTTTCGGGAAAGCCGCGGTAGAAAGACAAGATGCCCCGCGGCCTCCCATCGATTGGAAGCGATGGACTCCACCGGGCCGTAACGCCGTGTGACGGGTCCAGTCACCGCTGGCATGGGGGGTGTCGTGCACCGCGCGTTGGCCGGTACAAGCCGGCCGGGGTCCACGCAAGGAACGGCGGGCCTGCGGGGCCCGTCGGTCAGCCGCTCAGCGCGCGGCCTGCGGCTGCGGGTGCTGCAGGCCGCCCAGCCATCCCATGGCATCGGTCAGTTCGGCCTGCCGGATCTCGTGCGCGCCGGGGTATTCGCGGTAGGTCAGGTCCAGCGACAGCCCCCGGGCATGGTCGCGGATGGCGTGGGCCTGGGCCAGGGGAATCACGTTGTCCTGCACGCCATGGCTCACCCAGAGCGGCTTGCCGTGCAGGCTGTCGGCCGCGGCGGCGAACGGCATCGCCTGGGGCAGCAGCCGGCTGTGCCACACCATGGCGGCGTGCAGCAGCTCCGGCCGGGTGAACAGCAGGGACAAGGCCATGATGCCGCCCTGGCTGAAACCGCCCACCACCACCCGCTCGGACGGCACACCCAACTGCAGCGCAGCGGCCTCGACCGTGAGCGCCACCAGCGAGCGGCTGGCCGCCTCCTGCGGCTCGTGGATGGAACGGCTGCCATCGGGCAGCACGGAAAACTCGAACCACGCATGGGAGCCCGGGCCCATGGCATGCGGCGCGCGCAGGCTCACGACATGGAAATGCGGGGGAACGTAGGGGGCCAGGCCGAACAGGTCGCCCTCGTTGCTGCCCACGCCGTGCATGAGGACGAGCAGCCAGGGAGAGGTGGTGTGGGACGCGGCGGGGCGGTTCAGAAAGGGAAGCGGCAGATCAAGCATCGATGGGTGCCCTGAAAAGGCATTCAAGGCATGGATGAAGGGTTGCGAATCGGGGTTGGAGTGGAACGGGGGCCGGGGAGTTCATGCCGCGGACTGCAGGGCGAAGGCGTCCATGGCCAGGGCGCCGTAGCGGACCTCCCGGCTCAGGTAGTGCGCCTGCGCCTCGGGGCCGGCGGCGCCCAGGGCGAAAAACAAGGGCAGGAAATGGTCTTCGCTGGGGTGGGCGCGCTCGGCATGTGGCGCCTGCCGCCGGTAGTCCAGCAGCGCGGGCCAGTCGCGCCGCTGCACGGCGTCTTCGATCCAACGGCTGAATTCAGTCACATAGGGCAAGGGCTCGTTGGCGCCGCCGAAGAACTCGGCCAGGTTGTGCGTCATGCTGCCGGAGCCCATCACCAGCACGCCCTCGCTGCGCAGGCCCTGCAAGGCGGCGCCCATGGCGTAGACCTCGGCTGGGCCGGCGGTGGACGGCAGGGCCACCTGCACCACGGGCAGCCGGGCGTCGGGAAACAGGTGCATCAGCGGCACCCAGGCGCCATGGTCGAAGGGCCGCTCCGCATCGCCTTCGGCCGCGATACCGGCCGAACGCAGGCGCGCCAGCACCGTTTCGGCCAGGCCCGGGGCGCCTGCGGCCGGGTAGCGCAAGGCGTACAGGGCCGGCGGAAATCCGCCGAAGTCGTGCCAGGTGGCGGGCTGCAGCCCGGTCATCACTTTCGGGGATCGCGGCATCCAGTGTGGCGACATGACCACCACCCCGCGAAGGTGCGGAAAGCGCGCCTGGACCTCCTGGCCCCAGCGGGTGAGGGCCGGGCCGGTTTCGCCGGAGTCCACCGCGAACAGCGGGGCGCCATGGGAGAGGTACAGCGCGGGGAGTTCGGCATTCCTGCCGCTGTCGGTGGGTGCGCGGGCCCGTTCCAGATCGGACATGAAGATTCCTCGGTTGCCGACAGATGGGGTCGGTGGCGGCGGTTCCAACCCCCTGGGCGATCGGCGCGGCCTGTGCCGCCACGGGCCAGCGAACGCCCGCCGTGGCGCTGCCGGCCTTTTCAGTCGCGCACCGGGCCACGCAGCGCCTTGATGCCCGAGCGCACGCTCTTAGATTCCAGGCGCCGCTGCTTGGAGCCGTAGGTCGGCTTGGTAGCCCGCCGGGTGCGCGGCGGCTGCGCCACGCTGGCCACCAGGGCCTGCAGGCGCTGCAGTCCGTCGAGGCGGTTGGCTTCCTGGCTGCGGTACTGCTGCGCCTTGATGACCAGCACGCCCTCCTGCGTGATCCGGCTGTCGCGCAGGGCGAGCAGGCGCTCCTTCACGCCGTCGGGCAACGAAGACGCCGCGATGTCGAAGCGCAGGTGCACCGCGCTCGACACCTTGTTGACGTTCTGCCCGCCAGCGCCCTGCGCCCGCATGGCGGTGATCTCCACCTCACGCTCGTCCACCTGGGGCACGAAGGCCGCCGGCGGCGCGGTCATCGGCCGGCCGCCAAGGGTGCGGCCGCCGGCTGCGCCCCGTCTACCAGCGCGGCCAGCAGTGCGGCCATGAAGGGCCGGGGCTGTTCGAACTGCACCCAGTGGCCGGCCTCGGGGATGAAGTCCAGGCCACGGAAGTCCGGCACCACGGCCCGGAACGCCGCCTCGAGCTCCACGATCCAGCGCTTGTAGAGCGCATCGTTGCGGCCATAGATGGCATGCACCGGGCAGGTCACCCGGGGCAGCGAGCGCGCCAGGATGTCGGTGTGCGCCAGCCGGCGGCGCGGCATGCGGTCGCGCACCACGTTGGCCACGTGCAGGCCCAGCGCCAGGCCTTCGATGAGAGCCGGGTCCTGCAGCATCAGGACGGCGAGGTTGTGGCGGTGCACCTGCGGCTGCTGGTCCGCGGGCAGGTGCCGCCAGCCTTTCAGTTCGAACTGGCGGTGCGGCACCACGCCCATGGCCGGCGCGCCCACGATGACCAGTTGCCGGGCCAGCTCGGGGTGGTCGGCCAGCAGCAGGCCCGCCACCATGCCGCCGAACGAGAACCCCACCAGATCGCAGGGCTGCGGCCCCCAAAGCGCGCGCATGCCCTCGCACAGCGGTTCGACCAGCGCGTCGGCATCGGCGCCGGCCGGGGGCAGAGCAGACTCCCCGAAACCGGGCAGATCCGGCACCCAGACCTGGTGGCCCGCCGCGACCAGGTCTTCGATGTTGCGCACCCAGTGGGTCCAGCTGCCGCTGCCGCCGTGCAGCAGCACCAGCGGCGGCTGCCCGGGCACGACCGGTCCCCAGGCGTGCCACACCAGATCGCCGTCGCCGCAAGGCGTGGTGTGCCGCGTGGCCAGCGCCTGCAGGCGCCGCACTTCGGGCGGGGTGCCATCGGGTGCCCCGGCAGGTCCGGGGTGGGCCGCCGGGGCGGAGGGCACCGTCACCATCCCGCCAGGCCGTCGATGGCTAGCGGATAGCCCTGCACGCCGAACCCGCACATCACCGCGCGCGCCACGCCGGACAGATAGGAATGGTGGCGGAAGGCTTCGCGGGCATGCACGTTGCTGATATGCAACTCCACCAGCGGCACGCCCGTGCCCTTGACGGCATCCAGCAGTGCCACGCTGGTGTGGGTGTAGGCGGCGGCATTCAGCACCACGCCGGCCAGTTCGCCCGCGCCGTGGAGGCGGCCGGCCTCATGGATCCAGTCCACCAAGTCGCCCTCGTGGTTGCTCTGGCGGAACTGCAGCGCAAACCCATGGCGCTCGCACGCCTGGGCGCACAGCCGCTCCACATCGGCCAGCGTGTGCACGCCGTACACCGAGGGCTCGCGCGTGCCGAGCAGGTTCAGATTGGGTCCGTTGAGGACAAAGACGGTTTTCACAGGGCCAGTACTCCAGGCAAGGCGTCGCCGCCAGTCGGCGAACGCGAACAGGGCGAATTATGCGTGGCGCTCCCAAATAAAACGGCCCCGAGGGGGCCGTTGGGGCTGCATGGGCAGCCAGGGGGACAGCGATGGGTTTCAGCGACCGTAGTAGTAGCCCCGGTCCCGTCCGTGCCAGTGGCGACCGCCGCCGTAGTACCCGTAGGGGGCGACCACCACCGGAGGCGGGGGCGCGTAGTACACCGGCCGTGGCGGCGGGTAGTAGACGGGAGGGGGGGCATAGACCACCGGGGGCGGGCCGTAATAGACGGGACGAGGCGGCGGGTAATAGGCTGGCGGGGCCACCACGACGGGGTAGCCGCCGCCCCCGACACCGACCGCCACGCCGGGCGACCCGATGCCCACAGACCAGGAAATATCGCGTGCCTGGGCGGCACCGGTGCCCGCCAGCAGGGCGAGCGCCACGCCGGCGGTGGCGGCCATGGCTGAGAGAGAGCGGCTGTTCGTCATGGAAATCTCCTTTGGATGGGAGCCCCGCCATCGCGGAACTCCCGTGGATGCTCAACGCATCACATGTCCGAAAGGATGGCACAAACCCCCTGCAATGTTGTTTCTGGACGTAGCGCGCTGTGTTTCACCCGGTAACGCCCCCGGCACCGCCGCCTAGAATGCCGCCATGAGTTCCCCAGCCCCCCTCGACCCCTCCTCCAACGCCGCGGCCAAGCCCAGCAATTTTCTTCGCCAGATCATCGAGAGCGATCTCGCCAAGGGCACGCATGCCCAGGCGCGCTGGGGCGGCACGCCCGGCGATGCGGCCCACCATGCTGGCGGGCAGCCCGACCCGGCGAAGATCCGCACGCGTTTCCCCCCCGAACCCAACGGCTACCTGCACGTCGGCCATGCCAAGAGCATCTGCCTGAATTTCGGCTTGGCCGCCGACTACGGCGGCGTGTGCCACCTGCGCTTCGACGACACCAACCCGGAGAAGGAAGACCAGGAATACGTGGACGCCATCATCGACGCCGTGCATTGGCTCGGCTTCGACTGGAAGGCCAGCGGCGATGGCGCCGACCACCTGTACTACGCCAGCAACTATTTCGACTTCATGTACCGCGCGGCTGAGTACCTGATCGAAAACGGCAAAGCCTACGTGGACGAGCAGACCCCCGACGAGATGCGCGCCAACCGCGGCGACTTCGGCAAGCCCGGCGTGGACAGCCCCTTTCGCAGTCGCACCGTGGCAGAGAACCTCGCGCGATTTCGCGAAATGCGCGAAGGCAAGCTGCCCGACGGCGCCGCCGTGCTACGCGCGAAGATCGACATGGCCTCGCCCAACATCAACCTGCGCGACCCGGCCATCTACCGCATCAAGCACGCCGAGCACCACAACACCGGCAACCAGTGGTGCATCTACCCCATGTACACCTTCGCGCACCCCATCGAGGACGCGCTGGAGCACATCACCCACAGCATCTGCACGCTGGAATTCGAAGACCAGCGCCCCTTCTACGACTGGCTCATGGACCGCCTGGTGGAAGGCGGCCTCATCGCCGCGCCGCAGCCGCGCCAGTACGAGTTCGCGCGCCTGAACCTCACCTACGTGGTCACCAGCAAGCGCAAGCTCAAGCACCTGGTGGACAACGGCATCGTGACCGGTTGGGACGATCCCCGCATGCCCACCATCGTCGGCCTGCGCCGCCGCGGCTACACGCCCGAATCGATCCGCCTGTTCTGCGAACGCATCGGCGTGACCAAGGACTACAGCTGGATCGACTACAGCACGCTGGAAGGCTGCCTGCGCGAAGACCTGGAAGCCAAGGCCCACCGCGGCATGGCGGTGCTCAACCCCGTCAAGCTGGTGCTGACCAACTGGGACGAGGTGATGGGCGCCGGCCACCTGGAGCCCTGCAGCCTGCCCGCCCTGCCCCACCCGCCCGAAGGAACCGAATCGCCCCTGCGCCATTTCACGATCGGCAAGGCGGTGTGGATCGAGCGCGAAGACTTCGAGGAAGTGCCCCCCAAGGGCTACAAGCGCCTGTTCCCCGGCAACAAGGTGCGCCTCAAGGGCGGTTACGTGATCGAATGCACGGGCTGCAACAAGGACGCAGATGGCCGGATCACCGAAGTGCTGGCCACCGTGGTGCCCGACACCAAGAGCGGCACCCCCGGCGCCGACACCGTGAAGGTGAAGGCCGCCATCACCTGGGTGGGCGTGGCCGATGGCGTGAAGGCGGAGGTGCGCATGTACGACCGGCTGTTCACCGATGCGCAGCCCGATGCCGGCGGGAAAGACTTCCTCACGCTGCTGAACCCGGACAGCCTGAAGGTCGTGACGGCCATCGTGGAGCCCTCACTGGCCAACGCCCGACCGGGCGACCAGTTCCAGTTCGAGCGGCACGGGTACTTCGTGGCGGACAGCAAGGACCACGCGGCAGGCAAGCCGGTGTTCAACCTGGCCGTGGGCCTGAAGGACTCCTGGGGCAAGTAAGCCGACGCAACAGCCGGCCCGGGCGACGGCGGCCATCGCCGTCGCGGGCCGGTCCCGTTATCCACCGATGCAAGCCCCTGGCCATCCAACGCCAGGGGCGCATCGCACTCCCGATTTCGAGAATGAACTTTTCCTCGCGCCTTCAACAACTCCCATCCGTTGCCGACCTCTCTGCCCTGCACCTGCTGGACCCGGACGGACAGGTCATCGCCACGCTGGAAAACAAGCCCGGACAAGCGGGCTCCCTGGCCGTCTACAACGCGTTGTCCACCTTGTACGGCGGCACCATCACGCCTGCAGCGGCCAGCCTGGGCCTGGAGTGGTACGCAGAGCACACGGCCGATGCACACGCCCATCCCGGCAAGCACCCCAACATCGACCGCCTGGTGGCCTGGGCGTCCGGCACGGCCAGCTACCGTGCGCAGCGGGTACCAGCGCTCCCGCCCGCCGCCTGACATCCGCGGGCAAGGCCGGTTCGAAAGCATCGCGATTTCGGCAGTGACACCCGCTCCATGGCGGCGTCATCTCTGACGGCCACGGCGCTGGCGCGCCAACCATAATCCGCCCGACACAAGCCTGTCGCCTGTGTCCCGGCCCGATCGCCGGACCACCCACTTGGAGGCGCGATTGAAACACCCTCACCGTTCATGGGCCCGCGCGGCATGGCAAGTCACCGGCATCCTGGCCTTGGCCGCGTGGCTGACCGGCTGCTCCGCGGTCGGCACGCTCAATGCGCTCACGGCCAAGGACAGCCATACCGTCCAGGCCGGCGTGGCCTACGGCACGCTGCCGCGCCAGCAACTGGACATCTACCGGCCGAAAACGACGGCGCCAGCGGCCGGCTGGCCGGTCGCGGTGTTCTTCTATGGCGGCTCCTGGAACAGCGGTGAGCGCGGCGACTACCTGTTCCTGGGCGAAGCGCTCGCGGCACGGGGCGTGCTGACGATGGTGGCCGACTACCGCCTCTACCCCGAGGTGCGCTACCCCGAATTCCTGCAGGACAGCGCACTGGCCGTGGCCTATGGCCTGGACCATGCGGCGCAGTGGGGCGGCGACCCGAAACGGGTGTTCGCCATGGGCCACAGTGCCGGCGGCTACAACGCGGCGATGCTGGCGCTGGACCCGCGCTGGCTGCAGCCCACGGGCCACACGCCGAACGAGCTTGCCGGCTGGATCGGCCTGGCGGGGCCGTACGACTTCTTTCCCACCGACAACCCGCAAGCGCAGCCGGTGTTTTTCCACCCGAACTACCCGCCCAAGGCCCAGCCCATCGAGTTCGCACACCCCGGCGCGCCGCGCACCTTCCTGGCGGCCCCGGTCAACGACCGACTGGTGAGCCCGGAGCGCAGCACCCAGCAGATGGCGCAGAAGCTGCAGGCCGCTGGCGTGCCGGTCACGCTGAAGTCGTATCCCCGCGCCAGCCACACCACGCTCGTCGGCGCATTCGCGTGGCCGCTGCGCTGGGTCGCGCCGGTGCTGGACGACGTGGAGGCGTTCATCCAGGCGACGCCGCAGGCTCAGTGAACTCGCCTTGACGGCTTGCACTGCCCTATTCAGCAGGAGGACAAGTCACCCAATGATCAATCGTCGAGCCCATTTCGCACCATCAGCCAAGACCGGTTCCAGAACGGCGTTTTGCGCTTGACGGGGTATTTGTGCCTCAGCCACCGAGGCGTTTGAAGAACGGTCACCGACCAGCGCTTTCCATCGTCAAAAAAAGAAAAAATGATGGCCTGCGCTGCTGGTGCGACCTCCGGGTTTTTAAAGATGCCCGGGGTGTAGTCGGCAGAGATTTCCAGCGAATCCTCGATATGCAAGGCTGGATTCAGCCAATGGATGAAAAGCGCCTCTTCCTGCGGATTGCCTTGCGTCGTGAAAACCAGATATCCGCGTTCGCCTTCGAATTGCGCCTCCAGAACCCCGCCTTGCAGTTCGACCGTGCGTGCGCTGGGCGCATGCATCAACACGAGGGCTGGCGCTTCTTTTTCAGCCGGGCAGCGATGTTCCAACTGAAAAGCCTGCGACGGTCGGAGCGCCATCAGAAAATCCATCCAAACGAAAGATCGGGCCCCAGCGCACCCAAGGCACCGCCGACGAACACGCCCGTTGCGAATGGATTGAACCTGCCGCGCCGCATCGTCGGCCGAGAGTGCTCTTGATGCCACCCGGGCGCGGTACTCCTGTGCCAACTGGCGGTTTGCCCGATGTAACTCTGCCGCACTTTTCCGTCTTGAATGAAACGCTGGGCAAAATTGGCGGTGACGGATTCCAGTTGAGAAATCGATCCATCGAGCGCAGTTCTGTCATACACGTCATTCATGAAACCTCTCTTTTGCAACTTGCTTTATTGTCACGCAGCGTACTCAAAGCCCAAGATGCAACGCCCGAGGAAAACCGTTTTGCAGCGGTGTCATGCAACCTACAGCTGTGTCTCCAGCAAACTCGCCATCCGCTCGGCCAGCTTCTCCTTCATCGGCCGGTCCAGCCAGTCCTGGTAGGTCACCCGCCGCGACCGCTTGAGGTCGTCCTCGAACATCACCGTCTGCCGTTGGGCAAAAGGGGCGTCGTACACGTTCAGGTTGGCCTCGTCGTTCAACCGGAACGAGCGGTTGTCAAAGTTGGTGGAGCCCACCGACACCATGAGCTGATCCACGATCATGACCTTGCAGTGGTACATGGTGGGCTCGTACTCGTAGATCTCGGCGCCGGCCTGCAGCAGTTCGCCCCAGGTGGCGCGGGAGGCGGCCTTGACGGTTTCGGTGTCGGTGTGCTCGCCGGGCGTGATGAGCCGGATGCGCACACCGCGCGCCAGGGCGTCCAGCATCAGCTGCCGGGTCAGGTCGTCGGGCACGAAGTACGCCACCGACAGGTCGAGGCTGCGCTCGGACGAGGTGATGGCCAGGTGGTACATGAGCTGCATGCTCTCGCTGCCACTGGAGGGCGAGCTGGAGAACATCTGCGCCTTCTGCGTGCCGCTCTGGGCAATGGCGGGAAAGTACGCTTCGCCGTGCATCACCTTGCCCGTGACCTTGAGCCAGTTGTCCAGGAAGGTGGCCTGCATCTGCGCGACCGCCGGGCCCTTGACCTGGTAGTGCGAATCGCGCCAGTGGTCGGGGTCCTGCGCATTACCGGTCCATGCGGGCGCGATGCCCACGCCGCCCGTGAAGCCCACCAGTCCGTCGGTGACGAGCAGCTTGCGGTGCGTGCGGTTGTTCAGGCGGGCCAGGTTGTACCAGTGGGGCTTGTGGAATTTCTCGACCTCCACGCCGGCCGCCTTCATCTCGGTGAAGTAGCTCTCGTCCATCTTGGAGCTGCCCACCCAGTCCAGCAGCACATGCACCTTCACGCCGGCACGGGCGCGCTCGCTCAGGGCATCGGCGAACTGCTTGCCGATGTCGCCGGACCAGTAGATGTAGGTTTCGAAGGTGACGCTCTTCTGCGCGGCCCGGATGGCGGCCAGCATGGGCGGAAAGATCTGGTCGCCGTTGAGCAACTCCACCACCTCGTTGCCGCTGGTGATGCCCGGGCCCAGCAGGCTGCCCATGGCACGTTCGTACTGGGGCTGGGCGGTGGTGTACAGGCGCGGGATCTGGTGCTGCACTTTCTTCTCGCCGGCGGTGAAGTTCAGTGCGAACAGCACGATGGCGGTGGTGGCCACGAAGGTGAGTGCTACGGTGAGCAGGGTGCGGCCTGTTTTTTTCATGTGCGCGATTGTGGGTGGGCGCCGGGTGCGCGCTTGTAAGCCCACGCCTCCAACTCTGCCAGCGCACGGGGGCCGTGGCAGCGCACTGCGCGGGGGCGTGCGTGCCGCCGGCCTGCGGCGGTCAGCCGGCTTCGAAGCGGTTGCGGCCGTTGTGCTTGGCGCGGTAGAGCGCCTTGTCGGCCCGCTCCACGGTGGCCGCGTGGGGCTCGCCGGGCACGCGCTCGGCCACGCCGGCGGAGAACGTCACCGCCAGGCCCGGGGCCAGTGCTTCGAAGCCGCCGCGCTCCATCTGGCCGCGCAGCCGCTCCAGCACGCGCATCGCACCGCTTTGGCCGGTACCGGGCATGAGCAGCAGGAACTCTTCCCCGCCCCAGCGCGAGAGCACGTCGCGCCCGCGCACGCCGGCCTGGGCGATCTCGGCGAAGCGCTGCAGCACGGCGTCGCCCACCGCATGCCCGTGCGTGTCGTTCACGTGTTTGAAGTGGTCGATGTCCATCATGGCCATGGCCATCGGCGCCGTGGCGGGCTCGCCCGGCCGGCCGTCCTGCGGCTGCACCGCGGCGCCCACCGTCCAGTGCAGGGTGAGCAGGTCGCCCATGGCGCGCCGGTTCAGCAGGCCGGTCAGCGCATCGTGCTCGGCGAGCTTGCGGCTCAGCTCCAGCGCCTCGGTGAGGGTGGCCTTCTGCCGGGCCAGGCGGCTGCGCAGGCGGCCGATGCGGATGGCCAGCGCGGCCACCGCCGTCACCACGATGAGCGAGAAGGCCCAGTGGATGACCTCCACGCGCGGGTCGTAGCGCGGCGATTCGCCCGACGTGCGCCACAGCATGACCCCGGTCACGAGCACCAGCCAATACGCCATGAGCACGCGCGTCTGCCCCGCCCGCAGTTGGAACATGCCCCCCAGCAGGAACAGCGGTGCCAGCAGGCCCAGCAGCGCACCGCGCGCCGGCCCGGTGATGGCATAGGCCCAGCCGAGCGCCGTGGCCGCCAGCACCGACTGCAGCATGGAGAGCGACGGATCGTGCGGCGCGAGCCGCCGGCCCTGGCCGGTGCGCACGAGCAGGCAGCAGACGAAGCTGGTGCCCAGCGCGAAGGCGGTCAGCGGATAGGCCTGCCTGGCGTCCACCAGCCCCAGCATCACCTCGGCCTGCTGCACCAGGGCGATCAGGCACAGCAGGCCGAACGCCAGCAGGCACTGCGACATGCGGATGCGCACCTGCTTGCTCTGGCCGAACAGCGCCCGGTCGATCCGGCCCCGCAGGCCCGGGGGCGGCGGCAGGACGCCATCGGCCGCGCGGCGCGCCGGCGATCCGCCGGGCGGTGGGGAATGGGGGCGGGCGGCAGGCGGCATGGCGCAATTCAGGAGCTGAAGGGGCGAAAGCCGGAGGGCAGCACCTGCGCCGTTGACGGCGGTGCCAGCGGACCCGGCCAAGGGCCCACGGCAACCGAATGGCAGGGCGGAAACGGGCATGCGCGGCGCATGCAGGGCATCGTAACGGGGCCGGCGCCGCCCGGCGGCCCTGGCGCGGCCAAGGCAGGGTATCTCCGGAGCCGTCCGCGCACGCCAGGGCTTGGCGCGCGCTGGCGCAGGCGCCGTCGCTAAACTGCCGGCATCCCCTCTTCCCTTCGCCCGCGCCATGGCAGACCACCGCACTCCCCCCTCCCTTTCTCTGCAGGCCAGCCGGCGCACCGCCCTCGTGGCCACGCTGGGCCTGCTGGCCTGGCAGGGCCCCGTCCAAGCGGCCAAGCCCCGGGCCAGCGCGCCTTCGCCAGCGCCCTCCCCATCCGTCTGGCCCCGCGCGTCGCAAGTGCCCGGCGGCGTGGCGCGCCTGTCGCTGGGGCCGGCGGCCACACGGCCGGTGGCGCACGTGGACGAAGGCGCGGGCGACGTGCCGGTGCTCGTGCTGGGCGATGCGATCGAGTGGACGGCCATCGTCGGCATCCCGCTGGCGGCCCAGGCGGGGGCCGCCGGGATCGTGGTGCGGGGTTCGGCCACCGAAGGCGATGCAGCGCGCAAGGTGCCCTACACCATCGCGCCCAAAAAGTACCGCGAGCAGCACCTGAGCGTCGCGCCGCGCACCGTGGACCTCTCCGCCGAGGACAACGCCCGCTTCGAGCGCGAGCGCGAACACCAGCGGCAGGTGACGGCAGCGTTTTCCACACCGCTGCCCAAGCCGGCCGACCTGCGCATGCACGTCCCGGTGCCGGGTCCCCGGTCGAGCTCGTTCGGGCTGCGGCGGGTGTTCAACGGGCAATCGCGCAATCCGCACAGCGGCATGGACATCGCTGCAGCCAAGGGCACGGCCATCGTCGCGCCGCTGCCGGGCCGGGTGATCGACACCGGCGAA
This region of Acidovorax sp. GBBC 1281 genomic DNA includes:
- a CDS encoding phospholipase D-like domain-containing protein; translated protein: MKKTGRTLLTVALTFVATTAIVLFALNFTAGEKKVQHQIPRLYTTAQPQYERAMGSLLGPGITSGNEVVELLNGDQIFPPMLAAIRAAQKSVTFETYIYWSGDIGKQFADALSERARAGVKVHVLLDWVGSSKMDESYFTEMKAAGVEVEKFHKPHWYNLARLNNRTHRKLLVTDGLVGFTGGVGIAPAWTGNAQDPDHWRDSHYQVKGPAVAQMQATFLDNWLKVTGKVMHGEAYFPAIAQSGTQKAQMFSSSPSSGSESMQLMYHLAITSSERSLDLSVAYFVPDDLTRQLMLDALARGVRIRLITPGEHTDTETVKAASRATWGELLQAGAEIYEYEPTMYHCKVMIVDQLMVSVGSTNFDNRSFRLNDEANLNVYDAPFAQRQTVMFEDDLKRSRRVTYQDWLDRPMKEKLAERMASLLETQL
- a CDS encoding GGDEF domain-containing protein, with the protein product MPPAARPHSPPPGGSPARRAADGVLPPPPGLRGRIDRALFGQSKQVRIRMSQCLLAFGLLCLIALVQQAEVMLGLVDARQAYPLTAFALGTSFVCCLLVRTGQGRRLAPHDPSLSMLQSVLAATALGWAYAITGPARGALLGLLAPLFLLGGMFQLRAGQTRVLMAYWLVLVTGVMLWRTSGESPRYDPRVEVIHWAFSLIVVTAVAALAIRIGRLRSRLARQKATLTEALELSRKLAEHDALTGLLNRRAMGDLLTLHWTVGAAVQPQDGRPGEPATAPMAMAMMDIDHFKHVNDTHGHAVGDAVLQRFAEIAQAGVRGRDVLSRWGGEEFLLLMPGTGQSGAMRVLERLRGQMERGGFEALAPGLAVTFSAGVAERVPGEPHAATVERADKALYRAKHNGRNRFEAG
- a CDS encoding M23 family metallopeptidase — protein: MADHRTPPSLSLQASRRTALVATLGLLAWQGPVQAAKPRASAPSPAPSPSVWPRASQVPGGVARLSLGPAATRPVAHVDEGAGDVPVLVLGDAIEWTAIVGIPLAAQAGAAGIVVRGSATEGDAARKVPYTIAPKKYREQHLSVAPRTVDLSAEDNARFEREREHQRQVTAAFSTPLPKPADLRMHVPVPGPRSSSFGLRRVFNGQSRNPHSGMDIAAAKGTAIVAPLPGRVIDTGEYFFSGGTVWLDHGGGLLTVYAHLSAIDAKVGDQLQTGDRLGAVGATGRVTGPHLHWGVMLNRTMVDPALFLPV
- a CDS encoding DUF2322 family protein translates to MNFSSRLQQLPSVADLSALHLLDPDGQVIATLENKPGQAGSLAVYNALSTLYGGTITPAAASLGLEWYAEHTADAHAHPGKHPNIDRLVAWASGTASYRAQRVPALPPAA
- a CDS encoding glutamine--tRNA ligase/YqeY domain fusion protein, whose amino-acid sequence is MSSPAPLDPSSNAAAKPSNFLRQIIESDLAKGTHAQARWGGTPGDAAHHAGGQPDPAKIRTRFPPEPNGYLHVGHAKSICLNFGLAADYGGVCHLRFDDTNPEKEDQEYVDAIIDAVHWLGFDWKASGDGADHLYYASNYFDFMYRAAEYLIENGKAYVDEQTPDEMRANRGDFGKPGVDSPFRSRTVAENLARFREMREGKLPDGAAVLRAKIDMASPNINLRDPAIYRIKHAEHHNTGNQWCIYPMYTFAHPIEDALEHITHSICTLEFEDQRPFYDWLMDRLVEGGLIAAPQPRQYEFARLNLTYVVTSKRKLKHLVDNGIVTGWDDPRMPTIVGLRRRGYTPESIRLFCERIGVTKDYSWIDYSTLEGCLREDLEAKAHRGMAVLNPVKLVLTNWDEVMGAGHLEPCSLPALPHPPEGTESPLRHFTIGKAVWIEREDFEEVPPKGYKRLFPGNKVRLKGGYVIECTGCNKDADGRITEVLATVVPDTKSGTPGADTVKVKAAITWVGVADGVKAEVRMYDRLFTDAQPDAGGKDFLTLLNPDSLKVVTAIVEPSLANARPGDQFQFERHGYFVADSKDHAAGKPVFNLAVGLKDSWGK
- a CDS encoding alpha/beta hydrolase, which encodes MKHPHRSWARAAWQVTGILALAAWLTGCSAVGTLNALTAKDSHTVQAGVAYGTLPRQQLDIYRPKTTAPAAGWPVAVFFYGGSWNSGERGDYLFLGEALAARGVLTMVADYRLYPEVRYPEFLQDSALAVAYGLDHAAQWGGDPKRVFAMGHSAGGYNAAMLALDPRWLQPTGHTPNELAGWIGLAGPYDFFPTDNPQAQPVFFHPNYPPKAQPIEFAHPGAPRTFLAAPVNDRLVSPERSTQQMAQKLQAAGVPVTLKSYPRASHTTLVGAFAWPLRWVAPVLDDVEAFIQATPQAQ